The following are encoded together in the Arcticibacterium luteifluviistationis genome:
- a CDS encoding ferrous iron transporter B, whose translation MKNQNIENIISLSNDLRWQIGDEFHDNLAEGIYADAAEIVKASVHKKDTKQNLRFDARIDRIVTSKMWGFPLMFLILSLVLWLTIIGANYPSAMLASLLLDNVHPFLKGLAASAGFPWWLDGFLIDGVYLAVAWVVAVMLPPMAIFFPLFTLLEDFGYLPRVAFNLDYLFKISGAHGKQALTMSMGFGCNAAGVVATRIIDSPRERLIAIITNNFSLCNGRWPTQILIATIFIGAVVPTAFSGIASLGAVIGVAVLGMGFMFLTSWALSKTVLKGEVSTFNLELPPYRPPRFWKTIYTSLIDRTLIVLWRAVVFAAPAGAVIWLISNIHFGDVSIAAWTIDFLNPFGFILGLNGVILLAYVVAIPANEIVIPTILMLTVLVTGMSGGAGAGVMFELDSVSATGDVLRAGGWTLLTAINLMLFSLLHNPCSTTIYTIYKETKSLKWTVVASILPVIMGFVVTFLVAQVWRLFV comes from the coding sequence ATGAAAAACCAGAACATAGAAAATATCATTTCTCTCTCCAATGACCTTAGATGGCAGATTGGTGACGAATTTCATGATAACTTAGCAGAAGGTATTTATGCCGATGCCGCAGAAATAGTAAAAGCCTCTGTACATAAGAAAGACACCAAACAAAACCTTCGTTTTGATGCCAGAATAGATCGAATAGTAACCAGCAAGATGTGGGGATTTCCACTCATGTTCCTGATTTTATCTTTGGTGTTATGGCTTACAATTATAGGTGCCAACTATCCTTCGGCAATGCTGGCCTCCTTATTATTAGACAATGTCCATCCCTTTCTGAAAGGCCTAGCAGCCAGTGCAGGTTTCCCGTGGTGGTTAGATGGTTTTTTAATAGATGGCGTTTATTTGGCAGTGGCTTGGGTAGTGGCAGTTATGTTACCTCCAATGGCCATTTTCTTTCCTCTATTTACACTTTTGGAAGATTTCGGATATTTACCTAGAGTAGCTTTCAATTTAGATTACCTATTCAAAATTTCTGGAGCACATGGTAAACAAGCCCTTACGATGAGCATGGGCTTTGGCTGTAATGCAGCTGGTGTGGTAGCCACCAGAATTATTGACAGCCCCAGAGAGCGATTGATTGCCATTATTACCAATAACTTTTCACTTTGTAATGGCCGCTGGCCAACACAAATTCTAATAGCCACCATATTCATTGGAGCAGTAGTTCCTACTGCTTTTTCGGGGATAGCGTCTTTAGGTGCTGTTATTGGAGTGGCGGTTTTAGGTATGGGCTTTATGTTTTTAACCTCATGGGCTTTATCAAAAACTGTTTTAAAAGGAGAAGTCTCAACATTTAACTTGGAACTTCCACCCTACCGCCCACCACGTTTCTGGAAAACTATTTATACTTCACTGATTGACAGAACATTGATAGTGCTATGGCGTGCTGTGGTTTTTGCAGCACCAGCAGGGGCTGTTATTTGGCTTATTTCTAATATTCACTTCGGAGATGTTAGCATTGCAGCTTGGACCATAGACTTTTTAAATCCATTTGGATTTATTTTAGGTCTTAATGGCGTAATCTTATTAGCCTATGTAGTGGCCATTCCTGCCAATGAAATTGTAATTCCTACCATACTTATGCTCACCGTTTTAGTTACAGGAATGTCTGGAGGTGCAGGTGCAGGTGTAATGTTTGAGTTAGATTCAGTTTCTGCCACAGGAGATGTTTTAAGAGCCGGAGGTTGGACACTGCTCACAGCAATCAATCTTATGTTATTTAGCTTATTACACAACCCTTGCAGTACCACTATATACACCATTTACAAAGAGACTAAATCTCTAAAATGGACGGTAGTAGCTTCTATCCTTCCTGTAA
- a CDS encoding FeoB small GTPase domain-containing protein produces MEVKPKSACEACPQFNADGLKKLGVNTTDFDFVVALAGNPNTGKSTVFNALTGLRQHTGNWPGKTVTRAEGGFEYNSQKFKLVDLPGTYSLLSTSEDEEVARNFILFGKPSVTVIVVDASRLERNLNLVLQILEITDNAVLCLNLMDEAKRNNIEIDTRTLARDLGIPVVGTSARFNQGIPDLIATISELANGNIKCKPHRIKNIPKNIESAVEKLSTEIKKEYPDIPNSRWIAFRLLEGDTHIIDLLKKGEFV; encoded by the coding sequence ATGGAAGTTAAACCAAAAAGTGCTTGTGAAGCCTGCCCACAGTTTAATGCTGATGGTTTGAAAAAGTTAGGCGTCAATACTACTGATTTCGATTTTGTAGTAGCCTTAGCGGGTAATCCCAATACAGGAAAAAGTACTGTTTTTAATGCTTTAACAGGATTAAGGCAACATACAGGAAACTGGCCGGGTAAAACGGTAACTAGGGCTGAAGGTGGTTTTGAGTATAATTCTCAAAAATTCAAACTAGTAGATTTACCAGGTACTTATTCCCTACTGTCTACTTCTGAAGATGAAGAAGTAGCAAGAAATTTCATCCTTTTTGGTAAACCATCTGTAACAGTAATAGTGGTGGACGCTAGCCGATTAGAGCGAAATCTAAATTTGGTCTTGCAGATTCTAGAAATTACAGACAATGCTGTTCTTTGTTTGAATTTAATGGATGAAGCCAAACGGAATAATATTGAAATTGACACCAGAACCTTAGCAAGAGATTTAGGAATTCCTGTAGTAGGTACTAGTGCTAGATTTAATCAAGGGATTCCAGATTTAATTGCCACTATAAGTGAATTGGCAAACGGAAATATCAAATGTAAACCTCACAGAATTAAGAATATACCCAAAAATATAGAATCTGCGGTTGAAAAGCTGAGCACAGAAATAAAGAAAGAATATCCAGACATTCCAAATAGTAGATGGATAGCCTTTAGGCTCTTAGAAGGTGATACGCATATCATAGATTTATTAAAAAAAGGCGAGTTCGTTTAA
- a CDS encoding metal-dependent transcriptional regulator — protein sequence MAYNPVISLLIFFALTLILFFFFRPNKGWFWLIRNNSKSNEKVVIEDILKFLYHSEDADKSVSVIDITRTLKEREDFVIAAIDKMHGYDLISLEGDNVYLTKSGSDYALRIVRAHRLWEKFLAEKTGFNEAEWHWRAEAKEHELSHDDTDILAARLGNPQFDPHGDPIPTRTGKIANIQGTALSELPLMTIGRIVHIKDKPDIIYRQILAENIHIGSHIRVVDKSRERIVFHSDGESFTLAPIVAGNITVSILKKDVIYEENIARLSMLEEDESAKIIGIAKDMRGDSRRRLLDLGFVKGADVKIDLINPLKDPKAFLIKGTSIALRDNQASKILIKRDENHGS from the coding sequence ATGGCATATAATCCAGTTATTTCCCTTTTGATATTTTTCGCATTAACATTGATCCTTTTCTTTTTTTTCAGACCAAATAAAGGTTGGTTTTGGCTTATTAGAAACAATTCAAAATCTAACGAAAAGGTAGTAATTGAGGATATTTTAAAATTCTTATATCATAGTGAAGATGCTGATAAGTCAGTAAGCGTAATTGATATCACTCGTACTCTTAAGGAGCGAGAAGACTTTGTCATAGCAGCAATAGATAAAATGCATGGTTATGACCTTATTAGCCTAGAAGGTGACAACGTTTACTTAACTAAATCTGGTAGTGATTATGCCTTGAGAATAGTAAGAGCACATCGCCTTTGGGAAAAGTTTCTGGCAGAAAAAACAGGGTTCAACGAAGCTGAGTGGCACTGGAGAGCAGAAGCAAAAGAACATGAACTTAGCCATGATGACACCGATATTTTGGCAGCAAGACTTGGTAATCCGCAATTTGACCCTCATGGCGACCCCATTCCTACCAGAACAGGCAAAATAGCCAATATACAAGGAACTGCCTTGTCTGAACTTCCTCTAATGACGATAGGTAGGATTGTTCATATTAAAGATAAGCCAGACATCATTTATAGACAGATTTTAGCTGAAAATATTCATATAGGGTCGCACATTCGTGTCGTTGATAAGTCTAGAGAAAGAATCGTCTTCCATTCTGATGGCGAGTCATTTACTTTGGCACCTATTGTGGCCGGAAACATTACAGTTTCGATCCTAAAGAAAGATGTAATTTATGAAGAGAACATTGCTCGTTTAAGTATGCTGGAGGAAGATGAATCTGCCAAAATCATTGGAATAGCCAAAGACATGCGAGGCGATAGTAGAAGAAGGTTATTAGACTTAGGATTTGTAAAAGGGGCTGATGTCAAAATTGATTTAATAAACCCTTTAAAAGACCCTAAAGCCTTTTTAATCAAAGGCACTAGTATAGCCTTAAGAGATAATCAGGCTTCTAAAATTCTAATTAAAAGAGACGAAAATCATGGAAGTTAA
- a CDS encoding sensor histidine kinase, with amino-acid sequence MNTQDLHLQEKERLAELESYSILDTLPEEDYDNLTTIASEICDTPISLISLIDNKRQWFKSKHGIVAEETPREIAFCSHAIEDKSSIFEIEDAREDNRFKFNPLVLEDPKVVFYAGVPLITEKGYALGTLCVIDNKPKKLTEKQVQSLKALSNQAMRLMELRKKTILLEDTLQNLKERNEELERYEFISVHDLKTPLVSISSMTQLLSQQYGSVIEDNGLEMLDSIQNSSQKLKNLISGLLEFNQQENKLNESKTWVNLSSIISEIDNIFSDSDQLSIRLNADSKEIFTNKTATNQLIINLIANTLKANERMVNAIEVTIEQDETHYRFSSRDVSTIEKLKSHQRQFQLLEKLSGKDKFGKIGNGIGLATVHKIVEKNGGKVEMQTGPKGKPLFVFTLEKAELPDLVN; translated from the coding sequence ATGAACACCCAAGACTTACATCTACAAGAGAAAGAAAGATTAGCTGAACTAGAATCCTACTCTATATTAGATACGCTACCCGAAGAAGACTATGACAATCTTACAACTATAGCGTCAGAGATTTGTGACACTCCTATCTCATTGATAAGTCTAATTGACAATAAGAGACAATGGTTTAAATCTAAGCACGGTATAGTAGCCGAAGAAACACCTAGAGAGATAGCATTTTGCTCTCATGCTATAGAAGACAAGAGTAGCATTTTTGAAATAGAAGACGCAAGAGAAGACAATAGGTTTAAGTTTAATCCTTTGGTTTTAGAAGATCCAAAAGTGGTTTTCTATGCTGGTGTACCATTAATTACAGAAAAAGGATACGCATTAGGGACGCTTTGTGTAATAGATAATAAACCTAAAAAATTAACAGAGAAACAAGTACAATCTCTTAAAGCTCTTTCCAATCAGGCAATGAGACTAATGGAGTTAAGAAAAAAGACCATTCTTCTGGAAGACACTTTGCAAAACTTAAAAGAAAGAAATGAAGAATTAGAACGATACGAATTTATCTCCGTACATGATTTGAAGACCCCTTTAGTAAGTATTTCTTCCATGACTCAGTTACTATCACAGCAGTACGGTTCTGTCATTGAAGACAATGGTTTAGAAATGCTAGATAGCATTCAGAATTCTAGCCAAAAATTAAAAAATCTTATTAGTGGACTTCTTGAATTTAATCAACAAGAAAATAAACTAAATGAATCCAAAACATGGGTTAACTTAAGTTCTATAATCTCTGAAATAGACAACATTTTCAGTGATAGTGATCAATTAAGCATCAGGCTCAACGCGGATTCCAAGGAAATATTCACCAACAAAACAGCAACTAATCAACTTATTATAAACCTAATAGCTAACACCCTAAAAGCTAACGAACGCATGGTTAATGCTATTGAAGTAACTATTGAGCAAGATGAGACGCATTACAGATTCAGCTCTAGAGATGTAAGTACAATAGAAAAGCTTAAAAGTCATCAAAGACAATTTCAGCTACTCGAAAAACTATCTGGTAAAGATAAATTTGGTAAAATTGGAAACGGTATTGGGCTAGCAACCGTCCATAAAATTGTAGAAAAAAATGGCGGGAAAGTAGAAATGCAAACAGGACCTAAAGGAAAGCCATTATTCGTTTTTACACTGGAGAAAGCAGAGTTACCAGACTTAGTAAATTAA